Proteins encoded by one window of Drosophila melanogaster chromosome X:
- the CG1722 gene encoding uncharacterized protein translates to MPKSKQRSPIKAATKPLSTKKLQSKVKSVGKTKPKMQQKSVKQPLKKPMRRSPLMRAALQPTILGLAKEKPVKKSRVTFKKSHRRPLDAMQSLGMSRRTRLIDASPQRKAKGTSVLFLGKDSRTTKMPKKMKPSSEKPASEKNQLPRLKRRMEFRVMTKAETRATDGVNFFCNLGVKMQPPVTRKYQQLQQRGEAGFEGRLAGGEGTRPGDGALRRPVRTQPSGLSSLVGKVAGIGAFANDVLVPLTGRLPIIDFISTKEFQNMSAASKWKPHSRKNTHL, encoded by the coding sequence ATGCCCAAGTCCAAGCAGAGATCGCCAATAAAAGCGGCTACAAAACCGCTTAGCACAAAGAAGCTACAGTCCAAAGTCAAAAGTGTCGGTAAGACCAAGCCGAAAATGCAGCAGAAATCCGTAAAGCAACCGCTCAAGAAACCCATGAGACGATCTCCGCTGATGCGAGCCGCCCTCCAGCCCACCATTTTGGGCTTGGCCAAGGAAAAGCCGGTGAAAAAGTCGCGGGTGACCTTCAAGAAGTCACATCGTCGGCCGCTGGACGCCATGCAATCCCTTGGGATGTCCCGCAGGACCAGACTCATAGACGCCAGTCCCCAGAGAAAGGCCAAGGGTACTTCGGTACTGTTCCTGGGTAAGGATTCAAGGACCACCAAGATGCCCAAGAAAATGAAGCCCTCAAGCGAAAAGCCTGCAAGCGAAAAAAATCAGTTACCCCGGTTAAAAAGACGGATGGAATTCCGAGTAATGACGAAAGCCGAGACTAGGGCTACCGACGGCGTGAACTTCTTCTGCAATCTCGGCGTAAAGATGCAGCCACCGGTGACTCGGAAATATCAACAGCTGCAACAACGAGGTGAAGCAGGATTTGAGGGAAGATTGGCAGGTGGAGAAGGTACTAGACCGGGTGACGGCGCCTTGCGGAGACCAGTGAGAACCCAGCCATCTGGTCTGTCATCCCTAGTCGGTAAAGTCGCCGGTATCGGTGCGTTCGCCAATGATGTGCTGGTCCCGCTGACCGGCCGGTTGCCCATCATCGACTTTATCTCTACCAAAGAGTTCCAGAATATGTCTGCCGCTTCGAAATGGAAGCCGCACTCGCGGAAAAATACCCATTTATAG